The DNA sequence ATGCGCGGGTCAATGCTTCCATTTTCAAATTTCCACCTTTTAGGACATAGGATTCCAGCGCTTCCAATTCGAATCGCTCTTTTTTGCTCCGCCGGACTTTTCTGGACGCACTGAGCTTTTCAATCAAAGAAGCGGCGGTACCTGGAAACCAGGAAGGATCCAGTACACGCAGATTACAGCTATAGAAATCGGCACGGTAACCACGTTCCAGAGCATCGACACCCATATGAATGGCCAGGGTCCCCCCTTCCTGTAATACCGGTATATTCTGGATCAACTCCTCAAGTGGAACATCATTTCCATACCACCGGTAGATGGCGTGGAGACAGGTAGGTCCACAGGAAGTTTCAGTGGGCTGGCGCTCAATCCAAAAGGTAGCAGAACTCCTTGTTACCTTATTCAATTTCTATGAAATAAGCATTCCAGCAAGCCATCAAAAGCGACTGGAAGAACGGCAGTAATAACAAATGCATCATACGAAAAAAATGAATCATGAGAGACAAATAATCCACTATTAATTATTTTCCTACGCATATCAACATTCATTCCTTTCAAAAGAAAAATCAGTAAAGTCACTCAATTTACAGACTCAATTATTTTCATTCCTAAGAGCCGACCCGGGGACTAAAATGGATCGATTTATGAACTGCTAAAACAGCCACTTTCGGAATTCCTCGATTCCGAGAGCCGGTTCCTTTGCCTCAGCCATGAGCCGGGCAATCTCTTTGGTAAACCGCTCACGCACTTTCCGATAATCGAACTTCTCATAGAAATTGAT is a window from the Verrucomicrobiota bacterium genome containing:
- a CDS encoding C39 family peptidase, which encodes MNKVTRSSATFWIERQPTETSCGPTCLHAIYRWYGNDVPLEELIQNIPVLQEGGTLAIHMGVDALERGYRADFYSCNLRVLDPSWFPGTAASLIEKLSASRKVRRSKKERFELEALESYVLKGGNLKMEALTRALIRNHLLHGHPILAGVSATFLYNEAREVPETGKPDDLGGKPEGHFVVLHGYESASRHVTVYDPYPKAPLSVDHRYSVHIDRLINSILLGVLTHDANILIIYK